Below is a genomic region from Deinococcus koreensis.
TTGCGCCGGCCATCGGCAGGTTCCACGACACCGCCTGACCGCCCGAGAGCTGCGACAGGGCGTAGGTGACCGGCTGCGAGCCCGTGTTGGTCAGGGTGGCGGCGAACAGGAACTCGTTCCAGACCTGCGTGAACTGCCAGATGATCACGACCACGAAGCCCGGGATGCTGATCGGGAAGATGACCCGCCGGTAGATGCTCCAGAAGCCGGCCCCGTCGATGGTCGCGGCCTCCACCAGCGCGTCGGGCACGTCGGCGTAGAAGTTGCGGAAGATCAGGGTGGTGATCGGGATGCCGTACACCACGTGCGCCAGGATCAGGCCCCAGATCGAGCCGTACAGGCCCAGCGCCTTGATGAACTGGAACAGCGGGATCAGCACCGCCTGATACGGAATGAACATGCCGAACAGCATCAGCGCGAAGAGCGTGTTGGCGCCCCGGAACTTCCACTTGCTCAGGGCGTAGCCGTTCACGCTGCCCAGCATCGCGCTCAGGATGGTGGCGGTGACCGCCAGGAACAGCGAGTTGCCCAGGTTGCCGCCGATCTTGGCCCAGGCTTCACTGAAGCTGGCCCAGTTGAGCGCCGCCGGCCAGTGCCAGGAGGTCGCCAGATTGATGGCCTCCGGAGCTTTCAGGGCGGTGGCGAACAGCAGATAGATCGGCACCAGGAAGAACAGCGCGGCGACCACCAGCAGCACGTAGGTCAGCACCCGCCCGGGCTGCACACCGGGGCGCGGCGGAGAGACGGGAGGCACCGCCGTCATGCGCGGCCTCCCCGCTCACTCGGCCGGGCGCCCTCCGCCCCGTGCCTTGCGCCCTGTGCCTCCCGCCCTGTGCCTTCTGCCCTCAGCCCTCTGCCCTCCGCGTCTCTCCCCCTCATGCGTGCCCCTCCTGCTGGCGGAACTGGCTGACCAGATACGGCACGATGATGAAGGCCACCAGGATCAGCAGCACGGTGCCGATGGCCGCGCCCAGCGAGAACTGGTTCTGCCGGAAGGAGGTCAGGTACATGTTGAGCGCCGGCACCGAGGTGCTCAGGTTGTCCGGCCCGGCCATCGCGTACACCAGATCGAAGATCTTGAGGCTGATGTGCCCCAGGATGATCATGGCGCTCAGGGTGATGGGCGCCAGCAGCGGAAAGACCACGAAGCGGTACATGCCGGCGTCGCTGGCGCCGTCCACCTTGGCGGCCTCGCGCAGTTCCTCGGGGATGCCGCGCAGGCCCGCCAGATAGAGCGCCATGGTGTAGCCGCTCATCTGCCACACGGCGGCGATGATGATGCCGATCAGGGCCAGGTTGAAGCCGTGCAGCTCGGGAGCCGGCAGCATCTTCACGTTCGGGCCGATGAAGACCGCCCAGACCAGCAGCAGGGCCGCGCACAGGCCCGCGACCAGCGTGCGGCGGCGATCTCCGGCCCTCAGTGCCTGCACCGCCAGCACGATCAGCACGATTCCCACCACCGACGCCGTGATCAGCGGCAGCAGGTTCCAGTCGAACTTCAGCACGGCGTCCTGGCTGCTCAGCCAGCCGAAGGTGCTGGGCGGCGCGCCCAGCAGCGTGGGCGCCTGGTTCACCCCGCCCTGCGGCTGCAGCATCCAGCGCCAGATGGTGCCGGTCACGATGAAGCTCAGGCTCATGGGGAACAGGAAGATGGTGCGCCACAGCCCCTCGCCCCGGGGGTTGCGGTCGAGGATCAGCGCCAGGCCCAGGCCCAGGCCCAGGCAGCCCAGGATGAAGAACACCGTGAAGAAGATGGTGCTGACCAGTTCCTGCCGGAAGCGGCCCTGCAGGAAGCCGCTGAACAGCTCGGAGTAGTTGGCGAGCCCCACCCAGCGGATGACCGGGTTCTCGGCCAGCGCCTGGGCCGGGTCGTTGCCCCAGTCGGTCATGGAGACGTACACGCTGCGCGCGATAAAGCCGTACACGAACACCGCGATCAGGATGATGCTGGGAGTCAGGACGGCGATCGACCACAGGCGGTCTTTACTCAGGCCTTTCAATTCAGGCCTCCTTTCGGGTCAGTGGTGGCGGGACAGAGTGGGGGCGCGACGGAAAAAGGAGAGTGGGCCGGGGCCGGCGGGAAGACGCTCCCACGGCCCACAACCCACACCCTACAGCCGGTGGCTGCGCTCTACTTGCTGAAGCCCGAGCGAATGGCCAGCTGCTGCGCGGCGGCGGCGGCCCCGGCGCTGTTCTTGCTGGCCACGAACTGGTCGATCACGGCGCCGAAGGCGCTCATGAAGCTCTCGGGGGCCACGGCGCCGTGCACCAGGGAGCCCACGATCTTGGAGTTCTTCCAGTCGGTTGCGGCGCTCTTGGAGTAGGTGCTGTACTTGCTCAGGTCGGAGTCGGTGCGCGCGGCGATCGAGCCCTTGAGCGGGTTGAAGGCGTCCTGACCCTCCTTACTGCCCAGCACCTTGAGCCAGTTCATGGTCTCGGTGCGGTTCTTGGCGCCCTTGGGCAGCCCGAAGGAGTCGGCCAGCATCACGAAGGTCTTGGTGGTGCCGGGCGAGGCCGCCCAGCCGAAGCCGGTGCCGGGGGCCAGCTTCTTGGTGGTGGTGAAGTAGCCGGCGGCCCAGTCGCCCATGATGTTGAAGGCGCTGGTGCCGTCGATGATCCGGTCACTGGCCTGCTGCCAGCTCAGGCCCGAGGCGTCCTTGTTGGCGCAGTCCATGACCTTGCCGTAGGTCGTGAAGGCCCCGACCACGCGCGGATCGGTGAACTTCAGCTTGCCGGAGAACAGGTCTTCCCAGCCCTGCGCCCCCAGCGTGCCGATCATGACGCTTTCCCACAGGTGCTGCTGGGTCCAGTTCTCGCCGACCACCAGCGGCGCGGCCACGCCCTTGGCCTTCAGCGTGGCACAGGTCGAGATGAACTCGGGCCAGGTCTTGGGCACGGTCACGCCCCACTGCTTGAGCTTGGCGGGGTTGTACCACATGACATTCGAGCGGTGGACGTTGACCGGCACGCTCCAGATCTTGCCCTTGGAGGAAATCAGCCTCACCAGATCCTTGGGGAACACCTTGCTCCAGCCCTCGGACTTGAAAAGGGGCGAGAGGTCTTCCATGCGGTTGGCGACCACCCAGGTGCCGATGAGTTCCTGGCCGGCGTGCGCCTGGAAGGAGTCGGGGGGCGTGCCGCCCAGCATCCGGGTCTTCAGGACGGCCTTGGCGTTGGTGCCGGCGCCGCCCGAGACCGTGGCGTTGTCCACCGCGACCGAGGGGTACTTCTCCTTGTAGAGCTTGACCAGGGCCTCCAGGGCCGGGCCTTCGTCGCCCGACCACCACGAGAAGATTTCCAGTTTTCCGGTGGCCAGGGCGCTGGACGTGACGGCAAGGGCGGTGGCGATCAGCAGGGCTTTTTTCATGTGTTCCTCCGGGGAAACAGGGCAGTGCAGCACTTCGGGCCGTATTCGGCGCTGGGTTGTGGAACGTCATGGATGATAAGCCCTGCGGAGGCCGGCGTGATACTCCCTGTCGATTCAGCGCACGGCGGGCGGGTCAGCGCCACACGGCGGGCCGGACAGCCGCCGATCTCTCCGGCGCCCGCCCGGCCCTCTGTGCCCTGCCCGTCGGCCTTTCTCGCCCCGTTTACCCCCTGGCCGCGGCGCCAGCTTCACCCTGGCCTTCCGCATCCCGGCCGTCGGGGCCTGCCTGACCCCCTGGGCGCAGCAGCGGAAAGAGCAGCACGTCGCGGATGGAGTCGGAGTCGGTGAGCAGCATGGCGAGGCGGTCCATGCCCATGCCCATGCCGGCGGCCGGCGGCATCCCGTACTCCAGCGCCAGCAGGAAATCCTCGTCCTGCTCGTGGGCCTCGTCGTCGCCGGCGTCGCGGCGCGCGGTCTGGGCCTCGAAGCGCTCACGCTGCTCCAGGGCGTCGTTCAGCTCGGAATAGATCGGAGCGAGTTCGAAGCCGGCCACGAACAGGTCGGCGCGCTCGCTGAGGCCCGCGCGGCTGCGGTGGGCCTTGACCAGCGGGCTGATCGCCAGCGGCACGTCGGTCACGAAGGTCGGGTGGATCAGGGTGTGCTCCACGTAGTCGCCGAACAGCTTGTCCAGCAGCTTGTAGTCGGGCACCTTGCGGAGTTCCGGGTGCCGCTCGTCGGCCCACACGCGCAGGCGGGCCAGATCGGTGGGGTCGAAGTCCAGGCCGGCGGCTTCCTTCAGCGCGCTCACGAAGTCCAGGCGCCGGAACGGCAGCGAGAAATCGACCTCCTGGCCCTGATAGGTCAGCCGCGCCTCGCCCCGCAGTTCGGTGACGACGCTGTGCAGCATGGTCTCGACCAGGCTCATCATGTCCTGATAGTCGCCGTAGGCGAAATACGCCTCCAGCATGGTGAATTCCGGGTTATGCGTGCGGTCGATGCCCTCGTTGCGGTAGTTGCGGCCGATCTCATAGACCCGCTCGAAGCCGCCGACCAGCAGCCGCTTGAGGTACAGCTCCAGGCTGATCCGCAGGCTGAAGTCGTGCGACAGGGCGTTGTGGTGGGTGGTAAAGGGTTTGGCCTCGGTGCCCCCGGCCA
It encodes:
- a CDS encoding carbohydrate ABC transporter permease — protein: MTAVPPVSPPRPGVQPGRVLTYVLLVVAALFFLVPIYLLFATALKAPEAINLATSWHWPAALNWASFSEAWAKIGGNLGNSLFLAVTATILSAMLGSVNGYALSKWKFRGANTLFALMLFGMFIPYQAVLIPLFQFIKALGLYGSIWGLILAHVVYGIPITTLIFRNFYADVPDALVEAATIDGAGFWSIYRRVIFPISIPGFVVVIIWQFTQVWNEFLFAATLTNTGSQPVTYALSQLSGGQAVSWNLPMAGAILAALPTLLVYILLGRYFVRGLLAGSVKG
- a CDS encoding carbohydrate ABC transporter permease; translation: MKGLSKDRLWSIAVLTPSIILIAVFVYGFIARSVYVSMTDWGNDPAQALAENPVIRWVGLANYSELFSGFLQGRFRQELVSTIFFTVFFILGCLGLGLGLALILDRNPRGEGLWRTIFLFPMSLSFIVTGTIWRWMLQPQGGVNQAPTLLGAPPSTFGWLSSQDAVLKFDWNLLPLITASVVGIVLIVLAVQALRAGDRRRTLVAGLCAALLLVWAVFIGPNVKMLPAPELHGFNLALIGIIIAAVWQMSGYTMALYLAGLRGIPEELREAAKVDGASDAGMYRFVVFPLLAPITLSAMIILGHISLKIFDLVYAMAGPDNLSTSVPALNMYLTSFRQNQFSLGAAIGTVLLILVAFIIVPYLVSQFRQQEGHA
- a CDS encoding ABC transporter substrate-binding protein — encoded protein: MKKALLIATALAVTSSALATGKLEIFSWWSGDEGPALEALVKLYKEKYPSVAVDNATVSGGAGTNAKAVLKTRMLGGTPPDSFQAHAGQELIGTWVVANRMEDLSPLFKSEGWSKVFPKDLVRLISSKGKIWSVPVNVHRSNVMWYNPAKLKQWGVTVPKTWPEFISTCATLKAKGVAAPLVVGENWTQQHLWESVMIGTLGAQGWEDLFSGKLKFTDPRVVGAFTTYGKVMDCANKDASGLSWQQASDRIIDGTSAFNIMGDWAAGYFTTTKKLAPGTGFGWAASPGTTKTFVMLADSFGLPKGAKNRTETMNWLKVLGSKEGQDAFNPLKGSIAARTDSDLSKYSTYSKSAATDWKNSKIVGSLVHGAVAPESFMSAFGAVIDQFVASKNSAGAAAAAQQLAIRSGFSK
- the lysS gene encoding lysine--tRNA ligase encodes the protein MSDPRPRPEGLHEQTVARLNNLDAQVEAGFEAYPYSYPRTHHARDVLAAHPADPEGTLEPGQEWPEEPYALAGRVTLLRHMGKAAFADLQDEFGKLQLFFSKQDTEQFDPTKKIDLGDIIGVTGHPFVTKTGQVTLKVTSWQPLVKSLHPLPSKFHGLQDEELRARRRYVDLLINPERREAFRVRSRAIRAIRRFLDAQDFMEVEGPTLQTVAGGTEAKPFTTHHNALSHDFSLRISLELYLKRLLVGGFERVYEIGRNYRNEGIDRTHNPEFTMLEAYFAYGDYQDMMSLVETMLHSVVTELRGEARLTYQGQEVDFSLPFRRLDFVSALKEAAGLDFDPTDLARLRVWADERHPELRKVPDYKLLDKLFGDYVEHTLIHPTFVTDVPLAISPLVKAHRSRAGLSERADLFVAGFELAPIYSELNDALEQRERFEAQTARRDAGDDEAHEQDEDFLLALEYGMPPAAGMGMGMDRLAMLLTDSDSIRDVLLFPLLRPGGQAGPDGRDAEGQGEAGAAARG